gcatGAGAAGACTTGATAATGGCAAATCATTATTTTGACTGTAGCAATGGATTCAAGGATTTAATGTATGTTAAAACTTATTagattgtacactttaaatatgtacagtttaaGACGTAAGAAAAATAGTTTTGTCCTCCAGGGTAAAATAGTGTGCCCAGGGTAAATTCCTAGAATCCTACTTATTTAGTATGGGATGGGAACTTGGAGATGGTGGGAActactaaataaaacaaaaggtcaTTTAAAAGCTGAAGTCAAGAACACATCTCCAGAGGGTTTCTTATATATAGTAAGGGAGATGTGACctagcatttttttcataatcaTGGCTGAATGCAGTGCTTGTATAAGCATTACAAAGAGAGCTAAACCAAAAAGCCaaagtgaaataagaaaaatataatttaagaaatcCAAGAGAATATTCTTTTTGCATAGAGACATGTTACAGACAACATCTATAACAAATAATGAAACTTTAAGGGAAATACTTAGGcaacaggggtccccaatccccagACCACAGACCGGTACCAGTCCtaaggaaccaggccacacacgAAGAGGTGAGCTGTTGGAGAGCAAGCAAAGTCTCTCTCTGTATTTAGtcactccccatcactcacattaccacctgagctctgcctcctgtcagatcagcggcagtgttagattctcataggagcatgaaccctgttgtgaactgtgcatacAAAGGACCTAGattgcacgctccttatgagaatctaatgcctgaagatctgtcactgtctcccatcacccccagatgggaccatcaagttgcaggaaaacaagctcacgctcccactgattctacattatggtgagttgtatagttatttcattatatattatcatgtaataataatagaaataaagtgcacaataagtGTAATGCGCTCGAATCATCCCCAAACCCTCTCCCCTAACCCTGGTCTagggaaaaattgtctttcacgAAACCAGTCCTTCTTGGTGCCAGAAAGAATGGGGACTATTTAGGCAACATGATTTTGAAGAGAGTTTTGTGATATAAAGATTACACCTCTTAGAcctattgttactattttttaattgataattatttaatttgtgCTGTTGAAAATGTGATGCCGAAAATCACGATGTTTCCTGCAAAGGATAACAGTTTTGACTTGAAAGTATGTATAAGGAACAGAATTTCAACTTGAATTTTAGATCTGAAACTTTTTGCCCAAActtacatttccttttaaaataacataagaggccgggtatggtggctcactcgTAATCTGAacgcttgggaggctgagacaggcggatcacttgaggtcaggagttcaagaccaacctggccaacatggtgaaaacccatctctactaaaaaaatacaacaattagctgggcatggtggcaggtgcctgtaatgccagctacttgggaggctgaggcagaattgcttaacccaggagacggaggttgcagtgagctgagatcacaccactgcactctagcctgggtggcagagtgagagtccatctcaagataaagaaataaaaataaaataaaatagcataaaatagGCAAACCTAGAGTTTATAGGATTTATAAAAATGTCCTTGGCACATATAGTGAAATGCAAAGAATTGGAGTTAATATAACTTAAATGAAAATGACATTGGAGCTTTGCTTTAGGAGAAGATTCTATGTTAAATGAGTTGAAAATAGTTGTCCTAATACATGATTAACAATGCCAAGGAAGAAATTTGGGTTGGTTTTGTAACGATCACCATTCTTAATATTCTGGTATATCTTTTAAAccatatgtgtatttatagaaATTTATTGTAAGCTTCCTATTTAGCTTTAAAGACCttttttattaacataaaaattagaatgtttatatattttttatttgtccttttttttttttacctttagcTTCCATTGAAGATTGACATCATTAAACATCCAAATGAAACAGATGGCAAAAGTACTGCTATACATGCAAAACTCTTAGCACCTGAATTTGTAAACATTTACACGTATCCTTGTATTCCAGAATATGAAGAAAAGGACCATGAAGTAGGCAACTTAGTTTTTATGACTCTTCACATTGGATATACAAATGAATTTTAACCTCCATTGCCTTTCTGATCTTACTcaaacataatttaatatttttcttaataaagaatTATGCTTAGGTAGCATTAGACAATATACAGTTTATTTCATTGATAtcttcaaagatcagatgattctAGACTGCTATGCGTTTTTGAGTCTGCATTTTATAGCTCTTCTGCCTTATTTCTTCAGGTTTTTACTCCTTGCCAATATTATTGTGCctgcttttactttttctcttctccttctcctgttTGTGCTACATATAGATGATCTAAGTTGATGCAAACTGGGAAACCAGATTACAAATATTGTTGGAATTTCTCTAAAAGAAGAAAGACTGAGTTAGGATATTCAGGAATCCTCCTAAATTAAGAGCTTTAGCGCATAGCCTTTATAACATTTCTTTCAGCTGCTCAGAGGCCTTCCTTAGTCATTTTTAGATTCTTAATTGGTTTTCATGCAGTTGGAATTGTCACATTGGTGAGATATTATGGGTCTTCTTGGAGAAAAGTAATTTTACaatgtgtctcaaaaaattaggCCTTGGGTACTAAAAGAAGCATGTAAAAGCCTTTTGGTGTCTTGGAGGCCATTTGTTGGTGTGGCTAATAtagaaacaaaattagaaattagtgCATTCATTTGTTCCAGGAAGAACTTggtaaatttttacttttctgtttatatatctttttttggttcagtttatataaaaaattatgtttgtaaATAATATTTGAGTTTTGGATCTAGGAAAATGTTTCTTCTCTGGTCAGCTAGACTCCATTTAAGTTGATTAAATAGAATGGAGTGCTATGTTCTGTAAGGAGATGAGATATGTTTATAATCTAAGAAAATTCAAAAGCCCTGGACTTTGCTAACCGGATATAGGGAGAAATATAGACATgtattatgaatatttaaaaactttgacaactttgaaatttataaaattcaaggtttttgcttttttttttttttttttttttgagacagagtctcgctctgtcgcccaggctggagtgcagtggcgcaatctcggctcactgcaagctccgcctccctcgtttacgccattctcctgcctcagcctcctgagtagctgggactacaggcgcccgccaccgcgcccggctaattttttgtatttttagtagaaatggggtttcactgtggtctcgatctcctgaccttgtgatccgcccgcctcggcctcccaaagtgctgggataacaggcgtgagccaccgcgcccggccaaggtttttgctttttaacagagttttgctctgttgcccaggctggaatgcagtggcatgatcccagcttgCTGTAGCCTtaaacttctgggcccaagcaatccccGTACCTCaggctctcgagtagctgaggCCATGGGAGTTgcaccactactcccagctaatgtttttattctttgtagagacaagtctcactatgttgcccaggctgggctcgaactgctagggctcaagtgatcctctcaccttggcctcccaacgtgctgggattacaggcactgtgCCCGACCAAGACTTTttgttacttaattttattttattatgattttgtttttatctttttattttaaaaatttgtatgctCATTGaagaaaatttgggaaataaaGAAACATATGGGGATAAAATTCCCTTGATTCTCCAAcgtttattcatttaacaaatatttacttggTGCCTGCTTTGTGCCAGGAGCTGTTCAGACATTGGAAGCTCTAATAATATAAATCTCAGTAAAaatgtgctgaaagaaaacaggTATCATACTTATGTAATTTTTCCTGGaaagttagatttttttccttttaatttttcactGTAATAAATATACTTAGATATTGTAAGTGTCTGTGTTTAggtttattttattacattcccATAATGAAATGGTTGAACCAAAGGGTATGAATAATTTTAAGACTCTTGATTTAAATTGTCAAATTGCTTCCATGAAGAATTATGCTATTTAATCCTGCCCTCAAACCACCATTTCCTCACCAGCATTCACTGTATCATTTGTTTTATCTTTGGCTTATGATATAGATGCAAATGGCATTTAATCATTGAACAGTTTTCAGTGGTTCTTTTACAAAGTATCATGTACTTTGCTTTTTAtcttatgaaaaattatataattcaatCTTTTTATTTCAAGTATGATTAACTTGGCATCTATCAGTCAGTGaataacttattttgaaataatagttTTAATTAGTATATTATGATTATAAATTACTAGGGGAGAGCCAAAAACTTTACCATACATATTAAAGAACCATATACAATAGAACCAACCTAATGCTTGTTTCTCAGATATGCAACatgtctttcttaaaattttaagtcaatcaaaatttatgtattttgaagatcATAGTAGCACACTGCTAAcccaattttctttgttttaggtTGCACTCGTTTTTCCTGGACCTCAGTCTATCTCAataaaagatatttcttttcATCTGCAAAAAAGGATTCAAAATAATGTTAGAGGCAAAAATGATGACCCTGACAAGCCATCTTTTAAACGCAAAAGAACTGAAGAACAACAGTTCTGTGATTTGAAtgacagcaagtgcaaaggcacaccactgaaaaaaattatatttatagataGTACCTggaaccaaacaaacaaaatattcacTGATGAGCGActtcaaggtaaaaaaaaaaaaaaaaaaaaatgtttttttggaCTGTTCCTCCCTCAGACTTGTTTTGAAAAAGCTTCAAACTTATAGATAATTTGAAAGAAGAGTTGCATTGAATACCTATACATTTTGCCACGTttactttatttctctatttctctttattatatatgtgagtgtgtatttatatattacatatatttttgattGATCAATTAAGTTTCGGGCTTTGTAACACTTTACCCTTAAATATTAagtatacattttcctttttttgtttgagacagtcccagtctgttgcccaggctggagtgcaatggtgcaatcttggctcactgcaaccctcctcctcctgggttcaagtgatcctcccacctcagcctcccaagtagctgggattacaggtgcccaccaccacacctgcctaaattttgtgtttttagtagagacagggattcgccatgttggccaggcttgtctcaaactcctgacctcaggtgatcctcctgccatggcctcccaaactgctgggattacaggcatgagctaccatgtccagcctaaGTGTACATTTTCTAAGAATAAGAATATTCTCCTATATTAATAAAGAATGACATCTCTTTTATAAACATCCTAATGGTGAACACATTTACTAAGAAGTTAgatcttctcttttgttttttgttttttgccttataggtttgttgttgttgttttctaagagggagtcttgctctgttgcctaggctggcagtggcacaatcttggctcactgcaacctctgcctcctgggatcaggcgattctcctgcctcagcctcgctagtagctgagattacaggcacacaccatcactccgggcaaattttttttttcttttcttttttttttttttttaatatatttatttttattattattatactttaagttctagggtacatgtgcataatgtgcaggtttgttacatatgtatatttgtaccatgttggtgtggtgcacccatcaactcatcagcacccatcaactcgtcatttacatcaggtataactcccaatgcaatccctccctcctcccccctccccatgataggccccagtgtgtgatgttccccttcccaagtccaagtgatctcattgttcagttcacacctatgagtgagaacatgcggtgtttggttttctgttcttgcgatagtttgctgagaatgatggtttccagctgcatccatgtccctacaaaggacacaaactcatccttttttatggctgcgtagtattccatggtgtatatgtgccacattttcttaagccagtctgtcactgatggacatttgggttgattccaagtctttgctattgtgaatagtgccgcagtaaacatacgtgtgcatgtatctttatagcagcatgatttataatcctttgggtatatacccagtaatgggatggctgggtcatatggtacttctagttctagatccttgaggaatcgccatactgttttccataatggttgaactagtttacaatcccaccaacagtgtaaaagtgttcctgtttctccacatcctctccagcacctgttgtttcctgactttttaatgattgccattctaactggtgtgagatggtatctcattgtggttttgatttgcatttctctgatggccagtgatgataagcattttttcatgtgtctcttggctgtatgcatgtcttcttttgagaaatgtctgttcatatcctttgcccactttttgatggggttgtttggttggttgtttttttgttgtaaatttgtttgaattctttgtaggttctggatattagccctttgtcagatgagtagattgcaaaaattttctcccattctgtaggttgcctgttcactctgatggtagtttcttttgctgtgcagaagctctttagtttaattagatcccatttgtcaattttggcttttgttgccgttgcttttggtgttttagacatgattccttgcccatgcctatgtcctgaatggtattacctaggttttcttctagggtttttatggtattaggtctaacatttaagtctctaatccatcttgaattaattttcgtataaggagtaaggaaaggatccagtttcagctttctacttatggctagccaattttcccagcaccatttattaaatagggaatcctttccccatttcttctttttctcaggtttgtcaaagatcagctggctgtagatgtgtggtattatttctgagggctctgttctgttccattgggctatatctctgttttggtaccagtaccatgatgttttggttactgtaaccttgtagtatagtttgaaatcaggtagcgtgatgcctccagctttgttcttttgacttaggattgtcttggcattgcgggctcttttttggttccatatgaactttaaagcagttttttccaattctgtgaagaaactcattggtagcttgatggggatggcattgaatctataaattaccttgggcagtatggccattttcatgatattgattcttcctatccatgagcatggtatgttcttccatttgtttgtgtcctctttaatttcactgagcagtggtttgtagttctccttgaagaggtcctttacatcccttgtaagctggattcctaggtattttattctctttgaagcaattgtgaatggaagttcattcatgatttgactctctgcttgtctgttactggtgtataagaatgcttgtgatttttgcacattgattttgtatcctgaggctttgctgaagttgcttatcagcttaaggagattttgggctgagacaatggggttttctaaatataccatcatgtcatctgcaaacagggacaatttgacttcttcttttcctaactgaatacccttgatttctttctcttgcctgattgccctagccagaacctccaacactgtgttgaataggagtggtgagagagggcatccctgtcttgtgccagttttcaaagggaatttttccagtttttgccaattcagtatgatattggctgtgggtttgtcataaatagctcttattattttgagatacgttccatcaataccgaattttttgagaatttttagcatgaagggctgttgaattttgtcaaaggccttttctgcatctattgagataatcatgtggtttttgtctttggttctgtttatatgctggattacgtttattgatttgcgtatgttgaaccagccatgcatcccagggatgaagcccacttgatcatggtggataagctttttgatgtgctgctggatccggtttgccagtattttattgaggatttttgcatcgatgttcatcagggatatgggtctaaaattctctttttttgttgtgtctctgccaggctttggtatcaggatgatgttggcctcataaaatgagttagggaggattccctctttttctattgattggaatagtttcagaaggagtggtaccagctcctctttgtacctctggtagaattcagctgtgaatccatctggtcctggactttttttggttgataggctattaattattgcctcaatttcagagcctgctattggtctattcagggattcagcttcttcctggtttagtcttgggagagtgtaagtgtccaggaaattatccatttcttctagattttctagtttatttgcgtagaggtgtttatagtattctctgatgatagtttgtatttctgtggggtcggtggtgatacccctttatcattttttattgcgtctatttgattcttctctcttttcttctttattagtcttgctagcggtctatcaattttgttgatcttttcaaaaaaccaacttctggattcattgatttttttggagggttttttgtgtctccatctccttcagttctgctctgatcttagttatctcttgccttctactagcttttgaatgtgtttgctcttgcttctctagttctttttattgtgatgttagagtgtcaattttagatctttccagctttctcttgtgggcatttagtgctataaatttccctctacacactgctttaaacgtgtcccagagattctggtatgttgtatctttgttctcattggtttcaaagaacatctttatttctgccttcatttcgttatgtacccagtagtcattcaggagcaggttattcagtttctatgtagttgagcggttttgattgagtttcttcatcctgagttctagtttgattgcactgtggtctgagagacagcttgttataatttctgttcttgtacatttgctgaggagtgctttacttccaattatgtggtcaattttggaataagtgtgatgtggtgctgagaagaatgtatattctgttgatttggggtggagagttctgtagatgtctattaggtctgcttgctgcagagatgagttcaattcctggatatccttgttaactttctgtctcgttgatctgtctaatgttgacagtggggtgttgaagtctcccattattattgtatgggagtctaagtctctttgtaagtctctaaggacttgctttatgaatctgggtgctcctgcattgggtgcatatatatttaggatagttagctcttcctgttgaattgatccctttaccattatgtagtggccttctttgtctcttttgatctttgatggtttaaagtctgttttatcagagactagcattgcaacccctgctttgttttgttctccatttgcttggtagatcttcctccatccctttattttgagcctatgtatgtctctgcatgtgagatgtgtctcctgaatacaacagactgatgggtcttgactctttatccagtttgccagtctgtgtcttttaattggagcatttagtccatttacatttaagattaatattgttatgtgtgaacttgatcctgccattatgatattaactggttattttgctcgttagttgatgcagtttctt
The window above is part of the Macaca fascicularis isolate 582-1 chromosome 7, T2T-MFA8v1.1 genome. Proteins encoded here:
- the DTWD1 gene encoding tRNA-uridine aminocarboxypropyltransferase 1 isoform X4 — encoded protein: MSLNSPIFLKRSEENNSKFVETKQSQTTSIASEDPLQNLCLASQEVLQKAQQSGRSKCLRCGGSRMFYCYTCYVPVENVPIEQIPLVKLPLKIDIIKHPNETDGKSTAIHAKLLAPEFVNIYTYPCIPEYEEKDHEVALVFPGPQSISIKDISFHLQKRIQNNVRGKNDDPDKPSFKRKRTEEQQFCDLNDSKCKGTPLKKIIFIDSTWNQTNKIFTDERLQENQSILEQKNFWMETCVNKQTN
- the DTWD1 gene encoding tRNA-uridine aminocarboxypropyltransferase 1 isoform X5 is translated as MSLNSPIFLKRSEENNSKFVETKQSQTTSIASEDPLQNLCLASQEVLQKAQQSGRSKCLRCGGSRMFYCYTCYVPVENVPIEQIPLVKLPLKIDIIKHPNETDGKSTAIHAKLLAPEFVNIYTYPCIPEYEEKDHEVALVFPGPQSISIKDISFHLQKRIQNNVRGKNDDPDKPSFKRKRTEEQQFCDLNDSKCKGTPLKKIIFIDSTWNQTNKIFTDERLQEQLTQIFIPLMMASDSFSY
- the DTWD1 gene encoding tRNA-uridine aminocarboxypropyltransferase 1 isoform X6 encodes the protein MSLNSPIFLKRSEENNSKFVETKQSQTTSIASEDPLQNLCLASQEVLQKAQQSGRSKCLRCGGSRMFYCYTCYVPVENVPIEQIPLVKLPLKIDIIKHPNETDGKSTAIHAKLLAPEFVNIYTYPCIPEYEEKDHEVALVFPGPQSISIKDISFHLQKRIQNNVRGKNDDPDKPSFKRKRTEEQQFCDLNDSKCKGTPLKKIIFIDSTWNQTNKIFTDERLQGIYHYKLPCWICFCCNP
- the DTWD1 gene encoding tRNA-uridine aminocarboxypropyltransferase 1 isoform X3; this encodes MSLNSPIFLKRSEENNSKFVETKQSQTTSIASEDPLQNLCLASQEVLQKAQQSGRSKCLRCGGSRMFYCYTCYVPVENVPIEQIPLVKLPLKIDIIKHPNETDGKSTAIHAKLLAPEFVNIYTYPCIPEYEEKDHEVALVFPGPQSISIKDISFHLQKRIQNNVRGKNDDPDKPSFKRKRTEEQQFCDLNDSKCKGTPLKKIIFIDSTWNQTNKIFTDERLQEKEKRMEDGAKTPEGGAKKQGEQWIRKPLPEG